A single genomic interval of Pomacea canaliculata isolate SZHN2017 linkage group LG5, ASM307304v1, whole genome shotgun sequence harbors:
- the LOC112565395 gene encoding SAP domain-containing ribonucleoprotein-like, whose protein sequence is MATLNVEDISKMKVADLKKELKERGLTLSGTKAELVERLLASMNTDDDGVATGDSVDASIEKPTEDFQVTSKPVKAVAEPSETPPVTIVDSTEDDKDKKAASVRGMSEAERLKARAEKFGGSLSDAAKKQMRAERFGLDSSSVKSSSTAGSGTVGSTLGSGENVDKMKKRAERFGVVTSEKLSKVEEDEKRKKRLERFGGGTLSAPTDAKTVKLTALADVNIDERKRKRAERFGLT, encoded by the exons ATGGCGACCCTGAACGTGGAGGATATTTCGAAGATGaag GTGGCAGATTTGAAAAAGGAGCTTAAGGAACGCGGTTTAACATTGTCTGGAACAAAAGCCGAGCTTGTTGAGAGATTGCTAGCCTCCATGAATACAG atgatgACGGTGTGGCAACTGGGGACAGTGTAGATGCAAGTATTGAGAAACCTACG GAAGATTTCCAAGTAACCAGCAAACCTGTCAAGGCAGTTGCTGAACCAAGTGAAACACCACCAGTAACTAT agtGGACTCAACAGAAGATGATAAAGACAAGAAAGCGGCTTCTGTCCGTGGGATGTCTGAAGCAGAG AGACTAAAAGCTAGAGCAGAAAAGTTTGGAGGATCACTGTCAGATGCAGCTAAGAAACAAATGAGAGCTGAAag ATTTGGCTTAGATTCCTCATCTGTCAAGTCAAGCAGCACAGCAGGTTCTGGCACAGTAGGCTCCACCCTTGGCTCT GgtgaaaatgttgataaaatgaagaaaagggCAGAGCGGTTTGGTGTTGTTACCTCAGAAAAACTGTCAAAG GtggaagaagatgaaaaaaggaaaaagcgGCTTGAGAGGTTTGGAGGTGGAACATTGTCTGCACCTACAGATGCAAAGACGGTGAAGCTTACTGCTTTGGCTGATGTTAACATTGAT GAAAGGAAGCGGAAACGGGCAGAGAGATTTGGTCTAACCTGA